A part of Thermococcus sp. JdF3 genomic DNA contains:
- a CDS encoding TrkA family potassium uptake protein, translating into MFVVIMGAGRVGFLVAKMLEEDGHDVTIIEMDKARAKELSLLINGLVIEGDATDPKTLEEANIKQADAFAALTGKDDANLLACILAKHLNPKVKTSLRLGNPKNRRIFEEVTDLKRYFDFVISPEEIAAEYISRNIVTPGFDRVLFPKEGAEIVRFTIDENSEIAGKYVRDLKLPRDALMIAVYDEKGNLIIPSGDTKLPERGQVIVFAKNSILDSVKGLLERRKPDNES; encoded by the coding sequence ATGTTCGTCGTGATAATGGGTGCCGGAAGGGTCGGCTTCCTCGTCGCCAAGATGCTCGAGGAGGACGGCCACGACGTCACCATAATCGAGATGGACAAGGCGAGGGCCAAGGAGCTCTCCCTCCTCATCAACGGCCTGGTTATCGAGGGCGACGCGACCGACCCGAAGACCCTCGAGGAGGCCAACATCAAGCAGGCGGACGCCTTCGCGGCGCTGACCGGCAAGGACGACGCCAATCTGCTGGCCTGCATACTGGCAAAGCACCTGAACCCCAAGGTGAAAACCTCCCTCAGGCTGGGGAACCCCAAGAACAGGCGCATCTTCGAGGAGGTAACCGACCTCAAGCGCTACTTCGACTTCGTCATCAGCCCCGAGGAAATAGCGGCGGAGTACATAAGCAGGAACATAGTCACGCCGGGCTTTGATCGCGTCCTCTTCCCGAAGGAGGGCGCCGAGATAGTCCGTTTCACCATCGACGAAAACAGCGAGATAGCGGGCAAGTACGTCCGCGACCTCAAACTGCCCAGGGACGCCCTCATGATAGCCGTTTACGACGAGAAGGGCAACCTGATAATTCCGTCCGGCGACACGAAGCTCCCCGAGCGGGGTCAGGTCATAGTCTTCGCCAAGAACAGCATACTGGACAGCGTGAAGGGTCTCCTCGAGAGGAGAAAACCAGACAATGAAAGTTAA
- a CDS encoding YkgJ family cysteine cluster protein, translating into MRFKPKPFREPVPFRCLYCLDCCRGRHVYLTLNDIERIARAGHDPQDFVTFSVEGDKIRFVLAVREWDLGCFFHDPETGKCRVHDANPIICRIYPFMVSRRPLGVDGEMPFEYMGQRLWLYYDESCPGINAEEPEITITPEEIAELGLRFEEEFLGTDMAGFAELLDKLES; encoded by the coding sequence ATGAGGTTCAAACCCAAACCCTTCAGGGAACCGGTACCCTTCAGGTGTCTCTACTGCCTCGACTGCTGCAGGGGGAGGCACGTCTATCTAACTCTAAATGATATAGAGAGAATAGCGAGGGCGGGTCACGACCCCCAGGACTTCGTGACATTCTCCGTTGAGGGGGACAAAATACGCTTCGTCCTCGCGGTGAGGGAGTGGGACCTGGGCTGCTTCTTCCACGACCCGGAGACCGGAAAGTGCCGTGTTCACGATGCGAACCCGATAATCTGCCGCATCTATCCGTTCATGGTCTCCCGCAGGCCCCTCGGTGTTGATGGAGAGATGCCCTTTGAGTACATGGGTCAGAGGCTGTGGCTCTACTACGACGAGAGCTGCCCGGGAATAAACGCGGAGGAGCCGGAAATAACTATAACGCCGGAGGAGATAGCTGAGCTGGGTCTTAGGTTCGAGGAAGAATTCCTGGGAACGGACATGGCGGGGTTCGCCGAGCTGCTCGATAAACTCGAAAGCTGA
- a CDS encoding ABC transporter ATP-binding protein gives MIIRAKHLTKRFGHVIALDSVSVGIGEGVTLILGPNGGGKSTFLNLCAGTYRPTAGTVRVFGGDPWADEKVRARFGVSFDPPALPRHRTGREWLEFLAEIRGGSISDIVEAFSLGGFLERRISTYSAGMAKRLSIASAFVGEPELVLLDEPLANLDFDAIPEIAGLLRRFASEGVSMVAVSHIWKPFVEFADRAVVIAGGEVKLDGDVEEVVSALSLI, from the coding sequence ATGATAATCCGTGCAAAGCACCTCACGAAGCGCTTCGGCCACGTAATCGCGCTCGACTCGGTGAGCGTTGGAATCGGCGAGGGCGTCACCCTGATCCTCGGGCCCAACGGTGGGGGCAAGAGCACGTTCCTGAACCTCTGCGCCGGAACTTACAGGCCGACGGCCGGGACGGTCAGGGTGTTCGGTGGCGACCCGTGGGCCGATGAGAAGGTTAGGGCAAGGTTCGGCGTCTCCTTCGACCCGCCGGCCCTTCCGAGACATAGAACGGGCCGCGAGTGGCTTGAGTTCCTGGCCGAAATCCGCGGGGGTTCAATCTCCGATATCGTTGAGGCTTTCTCCCTTGGGGGCTTTCTCGAGAGGAGGATTTCAACTTACTCGGCCGGCATGGCGAAGCGCCTGAGCATAGCCTCGGCCTTCGTTGGGGAGCCGGAGCTCGTTCTGCTGGATGAGCCGCTCGCGAACCTTGACTTTGACGCGATACCCGAAATTGCCGGCCTGCTGAGGCGTTTTGCCTCCGAGGGCGTCTCGATGGTTGCCGTTTCCCACATATGGAAGCCCTTCGTCGAGTTCGCCGACAGGGCAGTCGTTATAGCTGGAGGGGAGGTGAAGCTCGATGGTGATGTTGAGGAGGTTGTTTCTGCTCTCAGTCTTATTTAG
- a CDS encoding PEGA domain-containing protein, with translation MVMLRRLFLLSVLFSMLFVPFASPTPVLFEFGGQVKVGDLNATAPTVLNLSAGRWPVELSVGNVTFIFNLSVGDAPLVVEVNGSLLNESLGGFSTATVFLGGRKVPTPESEETPCIPAPNWTAGEGVDSAMGPSKPVPMETVLFASCRVRDYLLLPSGLPVVAEYAGVKKYCLVKISASEGGWSSYGGCSRRPIGSAVVPLPVRILSRPANATVYVNDFHLFGEWFTPMRLYLPFTSELSSYNVSLGANGYPFVSGVVVSAGGNITLHADLSALSRAVSVHPEAGTLKVSTRPSNASLAIFAGNRKVFSGRSPLRLALPAGTYTVSASLAGYGGVVKNVTVPANGSVSLNLTLSPLPAELNVATVPPGAEVRVGNRTCTSPCSLNLTAGVYNVSASLRGYLPNSTLVLLSPGDLRNISLRLVRRPILRILTSPAGATVTVGEKRCVTPCNISLIPGNYSVTVEKEGYEKVFLMVSLHVGDVTMVNVSLRERLPLTSSSETASHETTGTVPRSVGGDWEPVLAVLALLIVAALFIKIRRGG, from the coding sequence ATGGTGATGTTGAGGAGGTTGTTTCTGCTCTCAGTCTTATTTAGCATGCTGTTCGTGCCTTTCGCGTCCCCAACGCCGGTTCTCTTTGAATTTGGTGGTCAAGTAAAGGTTGGGGATTTAAACGCGACTGCTCCGACCGTGCTGAACCTGAGCGCCGGCAGGTGGCCGGTTGAGCTGTCCGTCGGGAACGTCACCTTCATCTTTAACCTGAGCGTTGGCGATGCGCCCCTCGTGGTGGAGGTGAACGGGTCCCTTCTGAACGAATCCCTGGGCGGCTTCTCGACCGCGACCGTTTTCTTGGGGGGAAGAAAAGTCCCCACGCCGGAGTCCGAGGAAACACCATGTATACCTGCCCCCAACTGGACCGCTGGGGAAGGTGTGGACTCAGCGATGGGGCCATCAAAGCCCGTCCCGATGGAAACGGTTCTCTTCGCATCGTGCCGCGTGAGGGACTACCTCCTCCTTCCCAGCGGCCTTCCGGTGGTTGCCGAGTACGCAGGAGTTAAAAAATACTGCCTCGTCAAAATTTCGGCAAGTGAAGGCGGCTGGAGCTCCTACGGCGGCTGCTCCCGCCGGCCCATTGGGAGCGCGGTGGTTCCTCTCCCCGTGAGAATCCTCTCGAGACCGGCCAACGCCACCGTTTACGTCAACGACTTTCACCTTTTCGGGGAGTGGTTTACCCCGATGAGGCTCTACCTTCCATTTACCTCCGAGCTGAGCTCGTACAACGTCTCGCTCGGCGCCAACGGCTACCCCTTTGTCTCCGGCGTCGTGGTTTCCGCCGGGGGGAACATCACCCTTCACGCTGACCTCTCAGCGCTGTCGCGGGCGGTTTCGGTTCATCCGGAGGCCGGAACCCTCAAAGTCTCGACGAGGCCCTCCAACGCAAGTCTGGCGATTTTTGCGGGAAATCGGAAGGTTTTCTCCGGCAGGAGTCCGCTCAGGCTGGCCCTTCCTGCGGGTACCTATACCGTCAGCGCTTCCCTCGCCGGCTACGGAGGCGTCGTGAAGAACGTGACGGTTCCGGCCAACGGAAGCGTCTCGCTGAACCTGACCCTTAGCCCCCTGCCGGCTGAGCTCAACGTTGCCACGGTTCCTCCGGGAGCGGAGGTGAGGGTCGGGAACAGAACGTGCACCTCTCCCTGCTCCCTGAACCTGACTGCCGGTGTTTACAACGTTTCGGCCTCCCTTCGGGGCTACCTTCCAAATTCCACTCTTGTTCTACTGTCCCCGGGGGATTTACGGAACATTTCACTGCGGCTCGTACGGAGGCCTATCCTCAGAATCCTAACGTCGCCAGCAGGTGCCACCGTCACGGTTGGCGAAAAGAGGTGTGTCACACCCTGCAACATCTCCCTGATACCGGGTAACTACAGTGTGACCGTGGAGAAAGAAGGTTACGAGAAAGTCTTTCTCATGGTTTCCCTTCACGTTGGTGACGTGACCATGGTTAATGTTTCCCTGAGGGAAAGGCTTCCCCTCACGTCGTCATCCGAAACGGCCTCTCATGAAACCACCGGGACGGTGCCACGGTCTGTGGGGGGAGATTGGGAACCAGTGCTGGCAGTTCTTGCATTGCTAATTGTTGCGGCTCTGTTTATTAAAATACGGAGGGGAGGCTAA
- the speD gene encoding adenosylmethionine decarboxylase: protein MSEIETIGFHYVVEAAGCDPEVLGDADRIRQIFLDAAKVGNMEVKSSYFFKFSPTGVSGVVIVAESHISVHTWPERGYAALDVYTCGTKADPEKAVDYILEQFKAKYAHVSEIKRGIEEDDDTYTHMIMTWEEALRKNGKG from the coding sequence ATGAGCGAGATAGAGACCATCGGGTTCCACTACGTTGTTGAGGCCGCCGGTTGCGATCCTGAGGTTCTAGGTGACGCTGACAGAATAAGGCAGATATTCCTCGACGCGGCTAAAGTGGGCAACATGGAGGTCAAGTCAAGCTACTTCTTCAAATTCTCGCCGACCGGCGTCAGCGGCGTCGTCATAGTCGCTGAAAGCCACATCTCGGTCCACACCTGGCCAGAGAGGGGCTATGCCGCCCTGGACGTCTACACCTGCGGCACCAAGGCCGACCCGGAGAAGGCCGTCGATTACATACTCGAGCAGTTCAAGGCCAAATACGCCCACGTCTCGGAGATAAAGCGCGGAATAGAGGAGGACGACGACACCTACACCCACATGATAATGACGTGGGAAGAGGCCCTCAGAAAGAACGGGAAGGGATAA
- a CDS encoding HdeD family acid-resistance protein — MDEIKEPAGDEENKPMTPDEYREEMARKQVASLMAHWQWYLVLGIVLLVLGIVGLGILPFVTLASIAVFGVFLIIGGVILIAVAIFTRGESGGTRMLQLLLAALYILAGAAMLEEPLLSAQILTFILGGAYFIFGIVKVLMGFKTEGGGIVVFSGVIDFFIGVMILANWPEWSPWVIGIFVAIELIVAGASFIALSLGARSMKNKPEAQA, encoded by the coding sequence ATGGATGAGATTAAAGAACCCGCCGGGGATGAGGAGAATAAGCCTATGACCCCGGATGAGTACAGGGAAGAGATGGCCAGGAAGCAGGTGGCCAGCCTGATGGCGCACTGGCAGTGGTATCTGGTCCTGGGAATCGTTCTGCTCGTTCTCGGTATCGTCGGTCTCGGCATACTCCCGTTCGTCACCCTTGCCAGCATCGCGGTCTTTGGGGTTTTCCTGATAATCGGTGGCGTCATCCTCATAGCCGTTGCCATCTTCACCCGCGGTGAGAGCGGAGGAACGCGGATGCTCCAGCTTCTACTGGCGGCCCTTTACATCCTGGCCGGAGCGGCAATGCTGGAGGAGCCCCTCCTCTCGGCCCAGATCCTGACGTTCATACTGGGCGGCGCGTACTTCATCTTCGGTATCGTTAAGGTTCTCATGGGCTTCAAGACCGAAGGCGGGGGCATAGTGGTGTTCTCGGGCGTCATCGACTTCTTCATAGGAGTCATGATACTCGCCAACTGGCCCGAATGGAGCCCGTGGGTCATAGGAATCTTCGTGGCTATCGAGCTTATAGTCGCCGGTGCGAGCTTCATAGCACTGTCCCTCGGGGCGAGGTCGATGAAGAACAAGCCAGAGGCTCAGGCATGA
- a CDS encoding V-type ATP synthase subunit H, whose translation MEDVIKQIVDAEKQAEARIEKAKEDAREIVLKAREEAKLLEMEIIQNAETQAEALVEKARAEGEEEAKKVLEQGNVEIEELKVKATNNFERAISAGIALVRGS comes from the coding sequence ATGGAGGACGTCATCAAGCAGATTGTTGATGCAGAGAAGCAGGCCGAGGCACGCATTGAGAAGGCCAAGGAGGACGCCAGGGAGATAGTGCTTAAGGCCCGTGAGGAGGCCAAGCTTCTCGAGATGGAGATCATCCAGAACGCTGAGACTCAGGCCGAAGCCCTCGTTGAGAAGGCCCGCGCCGAAGGCGAGGAGGAGGCCAAAAAGGTTCTCGAGCAGGGAAACGTTGAGATAGAGGAGCTTAAGGTGAAGGCCACCAACAACTTTGAGAGGGCCATCTCGGCTGGTATAGCACTCGTGAGAGGGAGCTGA
- a CDS encoding preprotein translocase subunit SecD, translating into MKRRTRNLLLNWRIILLTLFLVGSVATLAFKPLTYGIDISGGVALVAQTEHPVDSDTMQLVVSSLQKRLNTLGLRDITVEAQGDQIVLIKVANVSTAEEANQIKSVIESQGVFYMEFTGTVFGTGEDVEYVGIYQIKPDNSWAVPFRISKSAAEKFAELAYGKKGWPVDMFLDPPVDSLMVVPDSVYRLMNSTDFNAEAPDAPTLMERVGRAFNVTVVAYANQSADEIAKLAEDKDKIVLVDVPQDLQTQLEGMNLTVRYVPRAPGESDHSLVVRVLGLYGPYSLGEGLTVGEPQQDVQITGTAPDRLTAEQEASTIYTVLKSGSLPVKLNVVGMEFISPRLGENFRTQALYAGLAALIAVLLIVYFHYRNWRIAVPIASTSLFEVVIILGFAALINWNLDLPSIAGIIAAIGTGVDQQIVITDELLSGERSTRITRRASVLRRMGRAFFVIFASAATTIAAMSFLLVYFVGTLKGFAFTTILGVLIGILVTRPAYAEMAKYLLGED; encoded by the coding sequence ATGAAGAGACGAACCAGGAACCTTCTCCTCAACTGGAGGATAATCCTGCTCACCCTGTTCCTCGTGGGCTCCGTGGCTACTCTGGCCTTCAAACCCCTGACGTATGGAATCGATATATCCGGTGGTGTTGCCCTCGTCGCCCAGACGGAGCACCCCGTTGACAGTGATACGATGCAGCTCGTCGTCAGCTCGCTCCAGAAGAGGCTCAACACCCTTGGATTGAGGGACATCACCGTCGAGGCGCAGGGAGACCAGATAGTGCTTATCAAGGTCGCTAACGTGAGCACTGCGGAGGAAGCCAACCAGATAAAGTCCGTCATCGAGAGTCAGGGTGTATTCTACATGGAGTTCACCGGGACCGTGTTCGGAACCGGCGAGGACGTTGAGTACGTTGGAATATATCAGATAAAACCCGACAACAGCTGGGCCGTTCCGTTCAGGATCTCGAAATCCGCCGCCGAGAAATTTGCCGAGCTCGCCTACGGTAAGAAGGGCTGGCCGGTTGACATGTTCCTCGATCCCCCTGTTGACTCCCTGATGGTGGTTCCTGACTCGGTCTACAGGCTCATGAACAGCACGGACTTCAACGCCGAGGCCCCGGACGCCCCGACCCTCATGGAGAGGGTTGGCAGGGCCTTCAACGTAACCGTCGTCGCCTACGCCAACCAGAGTGCCGATGAGATAGCCAAACTCGCGGAGGACAAGGATAAGATAGTTCTCGTCGATGTCCCGCAGGACCTGCAGACCCAGCTCGAGGGAATGAACCTCACGGTTCGCTACGTTCCGAGGGCCCCCGGTGAGAGCGATCACTCCCTCGTGGTCAGGGTTCTCGGGCTCTACGGCCCCTACTCCTTAGGGGAGGGCCTCACGGTCGGTGAACCCCAGCAGGATGTTCAGATCACAGGAACCGCCCCTGACAGGCTCACGGCCGAGCAGGAGGCCAGCACCATCTACACCGTCCTCAAGAGCGGCTCGCTCCCGGTCAAGCTCAACGTCGTCGGCATGGAGTTCATATCCCCGCGCCTCGGTGAGAACTTCAGGACGCAGGCCCTCTACGCCGGCCTCGCCGCCCTGATAGCGGTGCTCCTGATCGTGTACTTCCACTACAGGAACTGGAGGATTGCCGTCCCCATCGCGAGCACCAGCCTCTTTGAGGTTGTAATAATCCTCGGCTTCGCCGCGCTGATAAACTGGAACCTCGACCTCCCGAGCATCGCGGGTATCATCGCGGCGATTGGTACCGGCGTCGATCAGCAGATAGTCATAACCGACGAGCTGCTCAGCGGCGAGAGGAGCACCAGGATAACCCGGCGCGCCAGCGTCCTCAGGAGAATGGGAAGGGCGTTCTTCGTCATCTTCGCCTCCGCGGCAACCACTATAGCGGCCATGAGCTTCCTGCTGGTGTACTTCGTCGGAACGCTCAAGGGCTTCGCCTTCACCACGATACTCGGCGTCCTCATCGGAATCCTCGTCACCAGGCCTGCCTACGCCGAGATGGCAAAATACCTGCTCGGTGAGGACTGA
- a CDS encoding PUA domain-containing protein: MERELRYRRASSWEYDLILREAEKYGELRHHFFAVVEGKFRDVYAVNETLWGELERLELRPYAYGTFIGTIKVDRNLVEKFYPNVEFFYFVDVLKNYAVLTPRAGFLFTTGKDVPRSGVRRYDWQGTKKLVIYDDNGVVLGIGRINPESRGKFLLNVTDIGEFLRRKRWSRVFHKL, from the coding sequence ATGGAGAGGGAACTCAGATACAGACGCGCCTCCTCGTGGGAGTACGATTTAATCCTCCGCGAGGCCGAGAAGTACGGCGAGCTCAGGCACCACTTCTTTGCCGTGGTTGAGGGGAAGTTCCGCGACGTCTACGCGGTAAACGAAACCCTCTGGGGGGAGCTTGAGAGACTTGAACTCAGGCCCTACGCCTACGGAACCTTCATCGGCACGATAAAGGTGGACAGAAACCTGGTCGAAAAGTTCTACCCCAACGTCGAGTTCTTCTACTTCGTTGACGTTCTGAAGAACTACGCCGTTCTAACACCCAGGGCCGGCTTTCTCTTCACGACAGGTAAGGATGTTCCCAGGAGCGGCGTAAGGAGGTACGACTGGCAGGGTACGAAGAAGCTGGTGATTTACGATGATAACGGCGTTGTTCTGGGCATTGGCAGGATAAACCCGGAGAGCAGGGGGAAGTTCCTGCTGAACGTGACCGACATAGGGGAGTTTCTGAGGAGAAAAAGATGGTCCCGCGTTTTTCATAAATTATAA
- a CDS encoding KaiC domain-containing protein, with the protein MVGRVRTGIPGMDEVLHGGIPERNVVLLSGGPGTGKTIFSQQFLWSGLQNGEPGIYVALEEHPVQVRQNMAGFGWDVRKYEGEGLFAMVDAFTAGVGKSREYGRYIVHDLTDIREFIDVLRTAIKDIGARRVVIDSVTTLYINKPAMARSVVMQLKRVLAGLGVTGILVSQISVGERGFGGPGVEHGVDGIIRLDLDEIDGELKRSLIVWKMRGTSHSMRRHPFEITDRGIVVYPDRVLMRKTVVELD; encoded by the coding sequence ATGGTGGGGAGGGTGAGAACGGGCATCCCCGGGATGGACGAGGTTCTCCACGGAGGGATTCCGGAGAGGAACGTGGTTCTTCTCAGCGGCGGGCCGGGGACAGGAAAGACCATATTCAGCCAGCAGTTTCTGTGGAGCGGGCTTCAGAACGGCGAGCCCGGCATATACGTAGCACTGGAGGAGCACCCGGTTCAGGTTAGGCAGAATATGGCCGGGTTCGGCTGGGACGTGCGGAAGTACGAGGGGGAAGGCCTGTTTGCGATGGTGGACGCGTTCACAGCGGGTGTGGGAAAGAGCAGGGAGTACGGGAGGTACATCGTCCACGACCTGACGGATATCAGAGAGTTCATAGACGTCCTGAGAACGGCTATCAAGGACATCGGCGCCAGGAGAGTGGTGATAGACTCCGTCACTACCCTCTACATTAACAAGCCCGCGATGGCAAGGAGCGTGGTCATGCAGCTCAAGCGCGTTCTGGCAGGCCTCGGAGTTACGGGCATACTCGTGAGCCAGATAAGCGTTGGTGAGCGCGGCTTTGGAGGGCCGGGCGTTGAGCACGGTGTTGATGGCATAATAAGGCTCGACCTCGACGAGATTGACGGCGAGCTGAAGCGCTCGCTGATAGTCTGGAAGATGCGCGGAACTAGTCACAGCATGAGGAGGCACCCCTTCGAGATAACGGACAGGGGAATCGTCGTTTACCCGGACAGGGTTCTCATGAGGAAAACAGTTGTGGAGCTCGATTAA
- a CDS encoding ABC transporter permease, giving the protein MKILRWELEDPLNLAVFAFGFLLIGTSLFLRGIRVSNHFMVSPPSEDLIRTFSWRAMGISVPLLSDEVYTAFMLTAVLLSSLVLRNDRDTRFALSLYSLPVERKRLVLSKVLAVFIVLFTASFLPFILTVTYIFGDTGNFLLTAFLSKGLLPLYLLYWALAVLYAVAVSSLVALISPNTFVSIMAGLALLYVPYSLGASSLPPAVLNTAIFHAYTSGVSPSGWLSELVSSAFLSCVLLPVFLIALALYLAERRDVR; this is encoded by the coding sequence ATGAAAATCCTCCGCTGGGAGCTCGAAGACCCGCTCAACCTGGCGGTTTTCGCCTTCGGCTTCCTCCTCATTGGAACTTCCCTCTTCCTCAGGGGAATTCGGGTCTCAAATCACTTCATGGTATCCCCGCCGAGCGAGGACCTCATCAGGACTTTCTCCTGGAGAGCCATGGGCATCAGCGTTCCCCTCCTGTCCGATGAAGTTTACACCGCTTTTATGCTAACTGCAGTTCTCCTCTCCTCGCTCGTCCTGCGGAACGACAGGGACACGCGCTTTGCCCTCTCGCTCTACTCCCTCCCCGTAGAGAGAAAGAGGCTGGTTCTCTCCAAGGTTCTGGCGGTTTTCATAGTGCTCTTCACGGCCTCCTTCCTCCCGTTCATTCTGACGGTCACCTACATCTTCGGCGACACCGGGAACTTCCTTCTCACGGCCTTCCTCTCAAAGGGCCTGCTCCCCCTCTACCTGCTCTACTGGGCTTTGGCCGTTCTCTACGCGGTCGCGGTTTCCTCCCTTGTGGCGTTGATCTCTCCCAACACCTTCGTCTCAATAATGGCCGGGCTCGCCCTTCTTTACGTCCCGTACTCCCTGGGAGCATCTTCCCTGCCTCCGGCGGTTCTCAACACGGCGATATTCCACGCCTACACTTCAGGCGTTTCCCCTTCCGGCTGGCTCTCCGAGCTGGTCTCGTCCGCTTTCCTCTCCTGCGTTCTCCTCCCCGTTTTCCTCATCGCCCTGGCTCTCTACCTCGCGGAAAGGAGGGATGTCAGGTGA
- a CDS encoding protein translocase subunit SecF has product MSKPKTKGKPTAGDAVRAKKQKRLSVLAQMEYRKMILYPLMVFLVALILLAVNFPTLGIDLQGGVVVTAYGIDANPDELAKTLSAQLGADVRVESFTSVDTSGIRVYAPVGTDPAEIIMILKHDYPNAEYTHSEVQPTFGKIAQQQGIRALVFAFLAMAVVVFLFFRNLVPSMTIIFSALSDMAIAVALMGLFGIELTTATIAALLMLIGYTVDSNILLTTKLLRRKEDTLDEAYLSAVSTGFTMSTTTLGALLVLWIISTSQTIDNIAIVLIFGLLADFMNTWVLNAGVLKWYLSNPARGGSE; this is encoded by the coding sequence ATGTCGAAGCCTAAAACCAAGGGGAAGCCCACGGCCGGCGATGCCGTCAGGGCGAAGAAACAAAAAAGATTGAGCGTTTTGGCTCAGATGGAATACAGGAAGATGATCCTGTACCCACTGATGGTATTCCTAGTAGCTCTGATCCTTCTCGCGGTTAACTTCCCCACGCTTGGAATAGACCTCCAGGGTGGTGTGGTCGTCACCGCCTATGGAATCGATGCGAACCCCGATGAGCTCGCCAAGACCCTGAGCGCCCAGCTTGGGGCTGACGTGAGAGTCGAGAGCTTCACCAGCGTTGATACCAGCGGCATCAGGGTCTACGCTCCCGTCGGTACCGATCCAGCGGAGATAATAATGATACTGAAGCACGACTATCCAAACGCGGAGTACACCCACAGTGAGGTTCAGCCCACCTTCGGTAAAATCGCCCAGCAGCAGGGCATCAGGGCCCTTGTCTTCGCGTTCCTTGCAATGGCGGTGGTGGTCTTCCTGTTCTTCAGGAACCTCGTGCCGTCAATGACGATAATATTTTCCGCCCTCTCGGACATGGCAATAGCCGTCGCCCTCATGGGGCTCTTTGGCATCGAGCTGACAACGGCCACGATAGCGGCTCTGCTCATGCTCATAGGTTACACCGTTGACAGCAACATCCTCCTGACCACCAAACTCCTCCGGAGGAAGGAGGACACGCTTGACGAGGCGTATCTCAGCGCGGTCTCCACAGGATTCACGATGAGCACCACCACCCTCGGTGCCCTGCTCGTGCTCTGGATCATATCCACCAGCCAGACCATCGACAACATAGCCATCGTCCTCATCTTCGGTCTGCTCGCCGACTTCATGAACACATGGGTTCTTAACGCCGGCGTGCTGAAGTGGTACCTCTCAAACCCGGCAAGGGGTGGTAGCGAATGA